Sequence from the Erythrolamprus reginae isolate rEryReg1 chromosome 2, rEryReg1.hap1, whole genome shotgun sequence genome:
GATGTGCTTCCAAGGATGCACCCAAAGAAAGTTGCGCAACTCAGACGAAGCCTGCCTGGCCGAAGCAACCCTCTCCTGCTATCGAGAGGCTTCGCAGCAGCGTGGCAAGTCAATGCTCAACTTTttggccccagggaagagcctcctGCACTTCGGCACTCGGACCTCGGGTTCTGGTAAGCCACAGTGGGAGCGGTTGTGGCGGAGACTTTCCCAAGGGGTAGCCGCGAAAGTGGTGGAGCAAAGGAGGAGCTGGCTCAGAAGAACGTGCAGACGTCCTCTGGAGGACCAGACCTGTAACTCAGCCTTTCTCTAACACGGATCCACCTGGGAAAGTAGAGTTCCCACCGTTTTCCAAagcatggggtggtggtggtggtggtggtggtggtgaagggctctctctctctccggacGGGTCAATTTAGAAATTCTGCAACGTATTTATTTGGACAGGAAAAGTTGAGAATACTGTATACACtgctaaaagggggggggaacacttaaacaacacaatatatctcaatgtcaatcaaacttctgtgaaatcaaactgtccacttaggaagcaacactgattgaccatcaatttcccgtgctgttgtgcacattcaactttggacagaacaaaggattcaatgagaatatttcattcattcagatctaagatgtgtcatttgagtgttcccttgatttttatgAGCGGCGTATTTGGAGGGGGAAAGTTCTCCGCCTCTCCTCTCAGGAATATGTGCTTGCTAGAGGTAATCCTCCCCTGTAAGGTTGTTCTGAGGATCCGAAAAGGACGAGGGGTGGGTGGAGGGGACAGGTCCCGCCAAATCCTACAGGGGCAAGCTGTTGCTCATTCCCCATTTTGGCGGTGTTTCCTTCTTAGTTCTGAAGGTCCCAGTAAGACACAGCGGTGAATTGGGTCAGGAAACTGGGACTCAGTTAAAcagcgagtgtgtgtgtgtgtgtgtgtgtgtgtgtgtgtgtgtgtgtgttagcgcGCCGTGTGAAACACGTGCCGTTCTATTAGTAAACATCAGCTTTATTGCAAGATGAGCAATGCAAGTTGGTTTTCTTCAACCAACGTAGCGCCTTCCATCCGAGCCTGTTTGAAAGTATCAAATGATGGGAGGATTCTGGAAGTTATCCTTCCTCCCAGACTATCTGGCGGTCCTGGCATAACTAGAAGAACCCCCTAAGCCCGGGATTGCTCAAGgcagggtctccaaacttggcaactttaagacttgtggacttcaactcctggaattctccagccagcaccactggctggaaaattccgagagttgatgtccacaagtcttaaagttgccaagtttgaagacctgtagCTTAAGCCCACTACCAGCTCTCTGGTCGTCCTCTGGGGAACCGGGACTCTTCTCCTGCACTGCGTTAGGTCTCAGGAACTTCCAGATGTTTTGGAGCCTTTCCCCCGCCGACCGTAAGGAGGGTTAAACACACCTCGCTGGAGGACGCCAAGAGCCCCAAAGGGACCCTTCCTGGCAGTGGAATCCTTTCCCAGCCGAGTTTCCGGGGGCGCCTGGACCTCGCTGGCTACCGACCAACTTCTGAACAAATTCTACTGCCTTATTTGAAACGTCCAGCCCATCTTCGAAGGCGACTTGCTCTGCCCTTCGATGGCTGGCGCTGCCGGGCTTCGGGACCAAACTCTCCCCGGGCGAATCCCAAAGCACCCGCTCGGCGTTTCAGCTCTCTTTCCTGGTTGGAGAGAAAGGAGGCGCCTTCCGATCTTCTCCGGTCGGGTCTGATTCTGCCCATTCCCAACCTGACAGCTCCTTTTTGTTGTAGACCAGAACTCCTATAAAGTTCCAGACCGAGGCAAAGGAGGATCCCACCCTAAACGCCAGGAGGCAGCCCCTTGGCCCCCTTATCCTTCGGCTGTCCCATCGGTGGGAGACGTCTTCCTCTGGAGGCAGAAGAGCCGCTGTCACAAAGCATCCGAGGATTCTTTAGAGTGGCATCAGGCACTTGCTTGCTGGGGATTCGGGACCGGACCGGACGTCTAATatctcacggttgactcagcctcccatccttccgaggtgggtaaaaggaggacccagattgttgggggcaatagactgattttgtaaaccgcctagagagggctgtgaaagcactgtgaagcagtatataagtctaaagtgcCATTGCTACTTATCTGGCTAGCCAAAGAATCGGCTAGCCCCTGGATGGAGGAGCTGCCCAAAGAGACGCCTTTTGTTAGACGGCGGGGACAACAACCTCCGCCTTCTTCGGTAGCTACTCCGCAGAGGCACggctcttttctctccctttcggCAGGGAGCTGTTTGGGAGCTTCAGGCCAGTTTGCTTTTTCTCAGGACAGGCAGAAAGGCGTCCgatgtagctttttaaaaaatcgttTGCCTGCATTGGTGAAGAATCTGCCCGCCTCTGCGCAGGAATCAGACCCAAAAGACAAAGAATGGCTTTTGGGGGGAAGCCTAAACTAAAGTTTCTAACTAAATGGCAGAAATATCCCTGGAAGGCAGATCTGACCACTATGGTCCGAAGCCTCTTTAAACGTTTGGGGGGAGGGAATCGAGAACTTCTCTCATCCCCATCCTCGGTGGTCCTTCCTTCCCAGCCCACAAAGCTGTTGAGGGTCTCCTACGTTCTAATAATGGAACTTGATGACCGAGGGATGGGTTAGGTCTCAAGGCTGCGGTTCCTCCCTGCTACAGAACTCGATCGGGCGCCGGAGGCTGCGCGTGGTTTGCGCAACCCGGAATGGGAGGAGAGCTATCAGCCTGTTTGCAGAATAAAAAGAGCAATCTCCAAGGCTGTTGTTGTTTCTTTCCCGTAGAAATCAGGGCTTGGCGTCCTCGCCTTTAGCGCCGTCGCAGCCCGCAAACCTCGGAATCTCTCAGCTCTTGGAAAGGCTCAATAATAagcgcgggggggaggggggaggaaaacagcGCAGGCAAACTAACGGTGGGAGTGAAGGCAGGGCAACCTTCGCTGTCCGGGGCTTTTCGTAACTTTGCtcgctgatcccccccccccccaactccccgCGCTGCTCTTTTATTTCACCGGCAAGCTTACTACGGCGAATGGATTCGGACGGGGCTGTGAtctatagcaataacacttagacttatataccgcttcgcagtgctttacagccctccctaagtggtttgcagagtcagcatattgccccctacaatctgggtcctcattttaccaacctcggaaggatgggaggctgagtcaaccttctgtCCAGGGCAGCGTCCCTTTCTTAAAGGAAACCACCCGGCCTACTCAAGTTCTTAGCCTGCCTGGTTCTGCCTGACTTCTAGGAATCCGGAAATAATAATAACCGATGCCGCCGCCCCCCCTTTCCCCCATCTCTGGGATCGAGACCGCGGAGGAGGAATATGGTGGCACCTGAGTTTGTGGGATAGAGTTGAGTTCCAGGCTCTTCTTAGTGTTTTAGGATCTGGGGTTCAGTAGAGTCCTCTGATCAGGCTCTGTCCCCTGCCCCTTTCTCCAATTTAGAATGGCCTGGCTTCTACATTTTGTGGTGCACCGAGGCGATCTCTTTGGGTGCCCCTTTGATGGCTTCACCCTCCCCTATGAGAAATGATCCTTAGCACCAGAATAAGATggtggcttgggggggggggtgggtgggaaggaaagaggagccGAGAGGTCTTTGACGGGCAGCTCTCAGGGAAAGCAGATCCATACCCCTTCCTCTCACCTCACAGGCATGTGTTTGTTAACCATTGATGGAAGGGTAGATTTTTGGGGGGGTCAGGTACCTTGAAGTAGTAGTGTTGTAAGGTCAGAAACATTGCGGAACCCCTAAATACTGTCTGGGCTCCAACGCCCACCTGCCCCAGCTAGCATGTGCAATAATGAGGAGTGGCCCCAGAGAAAGCCAtgggcttttaatttttttctaagcCCAACTTTTTTTTATTGACAAAAGGGAAGGGGGAATCAGTCAGTGACCCACCCAGCAAAATCAGAATGTCAGGAAGAGACTTCCATTCCTCCTCATCCCATTTTTCTGTCTAGGCGTCCCCCATCCCTCCTTCCCAGTATGCCATGGGTGGTGCTGACTGGGTCACAGAGAAGTGGCCAGCCAACCCTTCAAGTTCTTCCTGAGTTACAAAGAGGAAGTGTCCTTCCCTCCGCACATCCTCCGCACCCCCTTCTCAGTGGAAAGGAGAAAGGGCCGCCACCAAGCTAGGCCTGGAATGAGGAAAAAAAGCaacagcaaaaacaacaacagcaacaggacTGCTGGTCTCTCGATAGTTTTATTAACTTTTCTGGAGATTATTGTACACCAAATATCCCATTGGCAGTAAAGCGCATTCGATGTGTTGGCTTATAAACAAACACAAGTACAAAGTcaaaaataaaaccacaaaaatAATGAACCGCAATGTTCATAACATACAAAATTGCCGCCTACTCAGTAGGTAACTACAACATTTCAACTGctgaatatatttataaatttttacACTTCTGTAACAAAAATAGACTTTTAAGGAGTAccggggtttttttgtgtgtgttttgtttttgcttacaTTCCACCTTTAGGCTCctcctctttcatttttttttgtttctcaccTCAGTCCCTTCTTTTTTCACACTTTCCCTTTTTCCCTTAAGGCTAGATGCAAAGCATCCAATCAGACGGACGCATGACGTCAGCAAGGCTTCACAACAAGGCACCAAGACTTTGGACTGGGGGgagaaaacaaaaccaaaaaaacaaaaaaccttggAGGAAACTAAGCAACTTTTTGCCACGTGAGAGTGCTTTCATCCCATAGGTGATATTTACAAAGAACATCACACTCTTGACATGCTCAAATACATAGTTTTTTTAAGtgctttttttttactcccaAGCCCCCTGCCCCAGACATGTTTGTAAACTCAGTTACAGCTTTTGTCGTCACTAAAAGAGCAAAACTCCACAacttacaaaataataacaacGGCCCTTCGTACTCCAAAGAATAAACAAGATGAATCGGCAAAAGAGGTCGTTGGCACGTCGAGGGTCTCCAGGGGAAGCAAAGCCGCGGCAGGGCAGGCACACGATCACAACGGAGAAACTGCCTGGAGCCCAACGTCCTTCGCTTTCGGAGCCGCccggagagaagagaaaggaggccGGGCCGGGGCTCCTGGGGAAAGGAGGTCGCGCTTGCTTAGATCCATGCAAGGGTCAGTTCTTGAACAGAAGTGGAGCCACTCCACAGTCCCGGAGTTGGCGAGCAGTTGAAAGGTCCGGAAGCCCTGCGGGTGGGGGGCTTGCCCCGGCCCGGCTCAGGCCGGCTTGGCCCGGGTGAGCGCAGGCCCTTTGGGGAACCtcgcttccttctcttccctcaaCAAATCTCAATGGTCCGAGGCGAGAAAGTGGAGGCCAAGTCGGGAAGGGTGGAAGTCACTGAGGAGCCGAAGGGGCTGGAGAGGCCGCCGGGAGAAGGGTAGGGGCTGCCCGCCACCCCGGCCTGGCTGTGAAAGGAGGACGAGGCGATGGAGGCGTAGCTGGTGGCCACCGAGGGcgaggggaaggaggggaaggccGAGGTGGCGGGAGAGGAGTAGGAGGGCACCGGGGACGAATAGGAGGAGGTGACCGGGGAGGAGTAGGAGGAGGGCGCCGGGGAGGGGAATGAGGTGGCCGCGGGCGAGGGGTACGAGGTAGAGCCGGCCGAGGCCGAGTAAGGGGCCAGCGGGGAGGAGGCCGAGGGCGCCGGGGGCCCGCCGGGAGGACCCTTGTCGGCCTTCTTGTCCTTCTGCCGGAGGTGGATCTTGGTGTGGCGCTTCCTCTCGTCGCTGCGGGCGAACTTGCGGCCGCAGATGTCGCAGGCGAAGGGCTTCTCGCCCGTGTGCGTGCGGATGTGCGTGGTGAGGTGGTCGCTCCGGCTGAAGTTCCGCATGCAGATGCGGCACTGGAAGGGCTTCTGGCCCGTGTGGATGCGGATGTGGCGGGTGAGCTCGTCGGAGCGCGAGAAGCGGCGGTCGCAGGACTCGACGGGGCAGGCGTAGGGGCGCTCGTGCGGCGGGGTCTTGCTGGGCCGGTTGGGGTACTTCCTTGCACGGGCCGGTTTGACCAGCGGGGCCTGGTAGGaggagcagccgccgccgccgctcagGTGGCTCTTGGTCTCCTGCGGAgcgccgccgctgcaaccgcctCCGCCGCCGCTCTGGGTAGCGAAGGCTTTGATGGTGGAGAGCGGCGTGAGCGAGGGCTGCGGGCCCTGGAAGGGCTTTTGCTCCACCGAGCTCAGGCCCAGGTCGCCGGGCTGCGGGGGCGGCTGAGACGGGAACAAGTAGTCCGGGATGATGGGCAGCTGGAAGCCGCTCTTGGCCGTCGGGTACGCCGGAGGGGGGAACTGCAGCGAGGCTCCGGAGGGGCTGGGAAAAGGCTGGCTGGACGGCTCTGGGAAGATGTCGGCCCCGCCCGGGTTGGGAAAGGTGGGCGCCGCCGAGTAGATGGGGCCGGGGTCGCTGGCTTGCACCGAGCAGCTCAACACCGGGCTGGGAGAAGCGGAGCTGGCGACGGGCGGAGAGGCGGACGACGACTGGGAAGAGGTGGTGGGCGCGTTAGCCATCCCCACCAGGCCGCTGACCAGGCTGAAGAGGGGCTCGGGCCACAGCGGGGTGGTGCCGCCGCCCCCTCCACCGCCGCCCGAGGCCGGCTCCAAAGAAAAGCGGCCGGTGTAGGTGATGGGCGGCAGGCGGGTAGTCTGGGTCGGGTAGCTGGTCTCCGCCAAAGGTTTCTCGCCGTTCAGGGAGATCTCGGGGAAAGTGTCTGCCGAGAGAAGAGGAGCCAGAAGAGATCAGTCCCAGCCACGACGACCCCCGATCCCCGCACCGGAGAGCCCAGACTTTCCGCTCCCACCTCCCAAAGGACCGTCCCCTTCATCGAGAGGGACCGAACGCCTGTGCACACAACACATCTGGCAGCGCTTGGCGCCCTTCCAGCCGCAGAAGGCCGGGGCCCGAAAGTGAGTGACGCACACCCCAGCAATTCCACCCACCCCCGCGCTCCCTTTGGATGGCGGAATTCCCTGCCGGAGAGCAGATGGAcgggaactccccccccccacacacacccgcGGGATGTGCTTCTGCCTACCTGCCGCGAGGTGCTCGAAGGCTTGCTCCCCACTTTCGCCGGAGGGATTGAAGCCGCCGCCGTTGTTCTCGGGGCCACCGGCGGGGTTGAGGAACTGTGGCCCCGCGCCGGCGAGCAACATGATCTCCTCCAGCTTGGGATAGTTGGTGTCCATAGTAGGGGGAGAGTGCGGGAAGGATCCGAAAGGGTCGGCCATCTGCAGCGAAGGCAGGAGCTGCATCTCGGCCTTGGCTGCAGCCAtagatcgggggggggggtcggGGGTTGTTCTTGGGCTTTGCCCGGGGGGCTACACCGGAGGGGATCCACTCAGGGGCCTGCTAACTCCGCCGGCCGGCCCGGGGTTCCCCCTGGCTCTGCCTGCGGGGAAGCGCTCGGCTCCCCCACCCGCCCTGCCCCTGCCCTGCCCGGGGGTCCCCTCGAATCTATTCGCTGAAAAGCTCTCGGCTCGCCGCCCGCCCCACAACGGCTTGTATATATCTCGTCTCCTCGGCCCGGACCGCCTCTTTCCTGACGTACATGTCCCTATATGGAAGGCAGGAAG
This genomic interval carries:
- the EGR1 gene encoding early growth response protein 1, which gives rise to MAAAKAEMQLLPSLQMADPFGSFPHSPPTMDTNYPKLEEIMLLAGAGPQFLNPAGGPENNGGGFNPSGESGEQAFEHLAADTFPEISLNGEKPLAETSYPTQTTRLPPITYTGRFSLEPASGGGGGGGGTTPLWPEPLFSLVSGLVGMANAPTTSSQSSSASPPVASSASPSPVLSCSVQASDPGPIYSAAPTFPNPGGADIFPEPSSQPFPSPSGASLQFPPPAYPTAKSGFQLPIIPDYLFPSQPPPQPGDLGLSSVEQKPFQGPQPSLTPLSTIKAFATQSGGGGGCSGGAPQETKSHLSGGGGCSSYQAPLVKPARARKYPNRPSKTPPHERPYACPVESCDRRFSRSDELTRHIRIHTGQKPFQCRICMRNFSRSDHLTTHIRTHTGEKPFACDICGRKFARSDERKRHTKIHLRQKDKKADKGPPGGPPAPSASSPLAPYSASAGSTSYPSPAATSFPSPAPSSYSSPVTSSYSSPVPSYSSPATSAFPSFPSPSVATSYASIASSSFHSQAGVAGSPYPSPGGLSSPFGSSVTSTLPDLASTFSPRTIEIC